One window of Anas acuta chromosome 23, bAnaAcu1.1, whole genome shotgun sequence genomic DNA carries:
- the BUD13 gene encoding BUD13 homolog, translating into MAARGLPKAQYLQRYLSGPPAAQPRRRRRKKPPGAARTGMRIVDDDVSWSSLAGGEQQQDEEEEEEGDLPVVAEFIDERPSEVKLMEEFRTNAKWKLLGDQNEDSQSSDISVPAKPTARRQRHDSPDNSPPRQLRHDSPDLSPPRRERNNSPSLLPPRQQRHESPDLSPPRRKRHDSPDLSPPRQKRHDSLDLSPPRRKRHDSPDPSAPKRQRHDSPDLSPPRRQRHDSPDLSPPRRKRHDSPDSSPPRRKRHDSPDLSPPRRKRHDSPDLSPPRRQRHDSPDLSPPRRKRHDSPDLSPPRRKRHDSPHVSPKRVSSAMGKKGCKTTEKSQSGGMQGEQPHLRHGFSDKSSSRQKRQATPDLSPPRRRRDDSDPDSSPRRQKRSGSPGQKKPNRTKGASPDTRKPRHVPSPQRCLRHDSESPPPRRAARNASDADLSPQRKDRRTLPTGKDQQSSRSPTDLSPHHHRDSKGSPKKANMMMTGVKAGLVSADVLRREQQELKKRERSNRHLEEESRHTETVYRDKSGRKRDLAQERLEQKQKDEAKAERDEQYARWGKGLAQGRQQQQNVEDAIKEMQKPLARYIDDQDLDRMLREQEREGDPMADFIKKRKAKENKEKKEKPRYNGPAPPLNRFNIWPGHRWDGVDRSNGFEQQRFARIANKKAVQELAYKWSVEDM; encoded by the exons ATGGCGGCGCGGGGCCTGCCGAAGGCCCAGTACCTGCAGCGCTACCTCAGCGGCCCGCCCGCcgcgcagccccgccgccgccgcaggAAGAAGCCGCCGGGCGCCGCCAGGACCGG GATGCGGATCGTGGATGACGACGTGAGCTGGAGCAGCCTGGCCGGCGGGGAGCAGCaacaggacgaggaggaggaggaggagggagatcTGCCCGTG GTGGCAGAGTTCATCGATGAGCGTCCCAGTGAAGTAAAGCTCATGGAGGAGTTCCGAACAAATGCGAAATGGAAGCTGTTAGGAG acCAGAACGAAGACTCGCAGAGTTCAGATATCTCAGTACCTGCCAAACCTACCGCAAG GCGACAGCGCCACGACTCCCCAGACAACTCACCACCAAGGCAACTGCGGCACGACTCCCCggatctgtcccctcccaggCGAGAGAGAAACAATTCCCCCAGCCTCTTACCGCCCAGGCAGCAGCGCCACGAATCCCCGGATCTCTCTCCGCCGAGACGGAAACGCCACGACTCCCCAGATCTCTCCCCACCACGACAGAAACGCCACGACTCTCTGGATCTATCTCCTCCGAGGCGGAAGCGCCACGACTCTCCAGACCCATCAGCTCCCAAGCGACAGCGCCACGACTCTCCAGATCTCTCTCCTCCCAGGCGACAGCGCCACGACTCTCCAGATCTTTCTCCACCAAGACGAAAACGCCACGACTCTCCAGATTCATCACCTCCGAGGCGGAAACGCCACGACTCCCCGGATCTCTCCCCCCCGAGACGGAAACGCCACGACTCCCCAGATCTCTCTCCTCCCAGGCGACAGCGCCACGACTCTCCAGATCTCTCCCCACCGAGACGGAAACGCCATGACTCTCCAGATCTTTCTCCACCGAGACGGAAACGCCACGACTCCCCTCATGTCTCTCCGAAGAGAGTCAGTTCAGCAATGGGAAAAAAGGGCTGCAAAACAACGGAGAAGTCACAGTCAGGGGGGATGCAAGGAGAGCAACCTCACCTCAGGCATGGCTTCTCTGACAAATCCTCGTCGCGCCAGAAGCGGCAGGCTACGCCAGATCTGTCCCCTCCACGGAGGAGGAGAGATGATTCTGACCCAGATTCATCACCACGTCGGCAAAAGAGGTCTGGGTCACCTGGTCAGAAAAAGCCAAATAGAACAAAAG GTGCTTCCCCAGACACGAGGAAGCCTAGGCACGTGCCCTCGCCTCAGAGGTGCCTGAGGCATGACTCTGAGTCCCCACCTCCCCGGAGGGCTGCCCGGAACGCCTCTGACGCAGACCTTTCTCCGCAGCGGAAGGATCGCAG GACTCTGCCCACTGGGAAGGATCAGCAGAGCTCGAGGAGTCCCACTGATCTCTCGCCTCATCACCACCGTGACTCTAAGGGATCTCCCAAGAAG GCAAACATGATGATGACGGGCGTCAAAGCTGGCTTGGTGTCAGCTGATGTGCTGCGGAGGGAGCAGCAAGAGCTCAAGAAGCGTGAGAGAAGTAACAGGCACCTGGAAG AGGAATCTCGGCACACCGAAACCGTCTACCGAGACAAGTCAGGCCGCAAGAGGGACCTTGCTCAGGAACGACTtgagcagaagcagaaagatGAAGccaaggctgagagagatgaaCAATACGCCAGATGGGGCAAAGG GCTAGCACAGGGGaggcaacagcagcagaatgTGGAAGATGCAATAAAAGAGATGCAGAAGCCACTGGCCCGTTACATTGATGATCAGGATCTGGATCGAATGCTGCGAGaacaagagagagaaggagaccccaTGGCTGACTTCATCAAAAAAAGGAAGGCCaaggagaacaaagaaaagaaag AAAAACCTAGGTACAATGGACCAGCACCTCCACTCAACAGATTCAACATATGGCCGGGGCATCGCTGGGATGGTGTGGACAG GTCCAATGGATTTGAGCAGCAGCGCTTTGCCAGGATAGCCAACAAGAAGGCGGTTCAGGAGCTTGCGTACAAGTGGAGTGTTGAGGACATGTAG